One genomic region from Grus americana isolate bGruAme1 chromosome 15, bGruAme1.mat, whole genome shotgun sequence encodes:
- the RADIL gene encoding ras-associating and dilute domain-containing protein isoform X2, with protein sequence MEGEAAREKDGKLRLMTTSHAMFYGSSSSTMAPPSKNRLKRQSRIFSQVLYRTLSYKDRSSTSASPAAGEDDPAELSTQLSAPGVLKIFGGNICAGTNYKSVLATGSSSARELVKEALERYGLSQLSAGQYALCDVIGKFEGPEKRWQTEGLRVLGDHEKPLLIQDLWKPREGFVRRLELRKRAEVEELAARDVDTTTAGINAQARKLQRHRARGARRPPAGAERRGPPPALRRSLSETSLGHPARRAGAGAGAGERLQRHCSTLPGSPAAARSGGSMRYSLYQSPHLLLLQGYSQQHDSLVYLLNREQHTVGQRTQASKPSISLSAPDILPLHCTIRKLRPSRHHSEEKLVLEPIAGAGISINFTEVARTVVLRHGDLLSLGLYYLLLYKDPMKAQPLPAQTLLRLRTLHSAVPQGPPVCGACGSLLRERDPATKKQGPSPVDGPRAPRRKLLLEFEPAAEDMLLRRIMTLIEPGGDDHKLTPAFLLCLCIQHSATSFEPGDFGQLLLKVAKMIQRTVWERTRELAEKQSQHQDPAALSRFTITDLLPDLQHILFWMANAIEVLYFIQQKSPTYIQSMEEELDVRGSKESLFSSTITASEEAMTVLEEVIMYTFQQCVYYISKCLYVSLPALLECNPFQNECWESWRASPPLPEELRRVVLIYQAALDLLRQYEVHPEITSQMFAYLFFFSNTLLFNQLLDKGSSLGCFHWSQGVKLRASVRLLLDWLRGAGFEQLANQFFAKLASVANLVAMPGSQLVQMTWPSLRAEFPALSPVQLHRVLSQCQAVMDVGCIAAWQPGEEESLATFQPDEMLESFDNHPPIILPSGGFKVDLEVETLDDNIYRHLLYIRHFLWSLQSKSPQAGEGPGSAPPKKEACTTPDVLEVSTATQEDYCSLGGCVEPEVEGGSPLCLATNGCPCEHPAGEPQLQEKLKQLQLGKGLAPKAGPAPTDPSCLLTPPTTPLNFDSGSPESPQGTSKGLQDPRRNGMNGTKGSTPEGCSPTPYDYPTPESSSRSSATDDFCYVFVVELERGPIGLGMGLIDGLHTPLCSPGIYIRTLIEDSPAAADGRLSIGDRILAVNGTSLIGADYQR encoded by the exons ctgcGCCTCATGACGACCTCACACGCAATGTTTTATGGGTCATCCTCTTCCACCATGGCTCCGCCATCCAAGAACCGGCTGAAGCGTCAGAGCCGGATTTTCTCCCAAGTCTTGTACCGGACGCTGAGCTACAAGGACCGGAGCTCAACCTCCGCTTCCCCAGCAGCCGGTGAAGATGACCCGGCCGAGCTCTCCACGCAGCTCTCTGCCCCTGGCGTCCTGAAGATCTTCGGGGGCAACATCTGCGCGGGCACCAACTATAAGAGCGTGCTGGCCACGGGCAGCTCGAGCGCACGGGAGCTGGTGAAGGAAGCCCTGGAACGCTACGGGCTGAGCCAGCTCAGTGCCGGGCAGTACGCCCTGTGCGATGTCATCGGGAAGTTTGAGGGCCCCGAGAAACGGTGGCAGACGGAGGGGCTGAGGGTCCTGGGTGACCATGAGAAGCCGCTGCTTATCCAGGACCTCTGGAAGCCCAGGGAGGGCTTTGTGCGGCGGCTGGAGCTGCGCAAGAGGGCAGAGGTGGAGGAGCTGGCAGCCAGGGACGTGGACACCACCACCGCAG GCATCAACGCCCAAGCGCGGAAGCTGCAGCGGCACCGGGCGCGGGGGGCCCGGCGGCCGCCGGCGGGGGCTGAGCGGcgcggcccccccccggccctgcggCGCAGCCTCAGCGAGACCAGCCTGGGCCACCCGgcgcggcgggccggggccggggccggggccggcgaGCGGCTCCAGCGGCACTGCTCCACCCTGCCCGGCagcccggcggcggcgcggagcggcggcAGCATGCGGTACTCCCTCTACCAGTCCCCgcacctcctgctcctgcagggctacagccagCAGCAT GACAGCTTGGTTTACCTGCTGAACCGTGAGCAGCACACGGTGGGCCAGAGGACGCAGGCGAGCAAGCCCAGCATCAGCCTGTCGGCCCCCGACATCTTGCCCCTGCACTGCACCATCAGGAAGCTCCGACCTTCCCGGCATCACTCAGAGGAGAAGCTGGTGCTGGAGCCCATCGCTGGTGCCGGCATCTCCATCAACTTCACCGAGGTGGCCCGGACGGTCGTGCTGCGGCACGGGGACCTCCTCTCCCTCGGTCTCTACTACCTGCTCCTCTACAAGGATCCCATGAAGGCGCAGCCGCTGCCGGCGCAGACCCTGCTGAGGCTGCGAACCCTGCACTCCGCCGTCCCCCAGGGTCCCCCCGTCTGCGGGGCGTGCGGCAGCCTGCTCCGGGAGAGGGACCCTGCCACCAAAAAGCAGGGCCCGTCGCCTGTCGATGGCCCCAGGGCACCCcgcagaaagctgctgctggagttTGAGCCGGCGGCCGAGGACATGCTCCTGCGGCGCATTATGACCCTCATCGAGCCTGGGGGGGACGACCACAAGCTGACCCCTGCcttcctgctctgcctctgcatcCAGCACTCGGCCACCAGTTTTGAGCCGGGTGACTTCGGGCAGCTGCTGCTTAAAGTGGCTAAAATGATCCAGAGGACAGTGTGG gaGCGGACGCGGGAGCTGGCTGAGAAGCAGTCCCAGCA CCAGGACCCTGCCGCCCTGTCCCGCTTCACCATCACGGACCTTCTCCCGGACCTGCAGCACATCCTCTTCTGGATGGCCAACGCCATCGAGGTTCTCTACTTCATCCAGCAGAAATCGCCCACCTACATCCAGAGcatggaggaggagctggacgTCAGAG GCTCCAAGGAGTCTCTGTTCTCCTCCACCATCACAGCCAGCGAGGAGGCGATGACGGTGCTGGAGGAGGTGATCATGTACACCTTCCAGCAGTGTGTCTACTACATCTCCAAG TGTCTGTACGTGtcgctccctgccctgctggagTGCAACCCCTTCCAGAACGAGTGCTGGGAGAGCTGGCGGGCATCCCCACCGCTGCCCGAGGAGCTCCGCAGGGTCGTGCTCATCTACCAGGCAGCGCTGGACCTGCTCCGACAGTACGAAGTGCACCCCGAGATCACCTCCCAGATGTTTGCCtacctcttcttcttctccaaCACCCTGCTCTTCAACCAGCTGCTGGACAAGG GCTCCTCTCTCGGCTGCTTCCACTGGTCGCAGGGGGTGAAGCTGCGGGCCAGCGTGCGGCTGCTCCTGGACTGGCTGCGCGGCGCCGGCTTCGAGCAGCTCGCCAACCAGTTCTTCGCCAAACTCGCCAGTGTGGCCAACCTGGTGGCCATGCCTGGCTCCCAGCTGGTCCAg ATGACCTGGCCGTCCCTGCGAGCTGAGTTCCCAGCGCTGAGCCCCGTGCAGCTCCACCGGGTGCTGAGCCAGTGCCAGGCGGTGATGGACGTGGGCTGCATCGCAGCGTGGCAGCCCGGTGAGGAGGAGAGCCTGGCCACCTTCCAGCCCG ATGAGATGCTGGAGTCCTTCGACAACCACCCACCCATCATCCTGCCCAGCGGGGGCTTCAAAGTGGACCTGGAGGTGGAGACGTTGGACGACAACATCTACCGGCACCTCCTCTACATCCGCCACTTCCTCTGGAgcctgcagagcaagagcccCCAGGCCGGCGAGGGACCGGGCTCAGCACCCCCAAAG aAAGAAGCATGCACGACACCAGATGTCCTGGAGGTGAGCACCGCCACCCAGGAGGACTACTGCTCCCTGGGGGGCTGCGTCGAGCCGGAGGTAGAGGGGGGCTCCCCGCTCTGCCTGGCCACCAACGGCTGTCCCTGTGAGCACCCCGCTGGCGAGCCGCAGCTTCAGGAGAAGCtcaagcagctgcagctgggcaaGGGTCTGGCCCCCAAGGCTGGCCCAGCACCCACAgacccctcctgcctgctgacGCCACCCACCACCCCCCTGAACTTTGACTCTGGGAGCCCGGAGTCCCCACAAGGCACCAgcaaggggctgcaggaccctcgGAGGAACGGAATGAATGGCACCAAAGGCAGCACCCCCGAAG GATGCTCACCGACCCCCTACGACTACCCCACACCAGAGTCTTCCAGCCGCAGTTCTGCCACCGATGACTTTTGCTACGTCTTTGTGGTGGAGCTGGAGAGAGGCCCCATtgggctggggatggggctgatCGATGGCTTG CAcactcctctctgctccccGGGGATCTACATCCGCACCCTGATCGAGGACAGCCCTGCGGCTGCCGACGGCAGGCTGTCCATCGGGGACCGCATCCTGGCTGTCAATGGCACCAGTCTCATCGGGGCAGACTACCAAAGGTGA
- the RADIL gene encoding ras-associating and dilute domain-containing protein isoform X1 encodes MEGEAAREKDGKLRLMTTSHAMFYGSSSSTMAPPSKNRLKRQSRIFSQVLYRTLSYKDRSSTSASPAAGEDDPAELSTQLSAPGVLKIFGGNICAGTNYKSVLATGSSSARELVKEALERYGLSQLSAGQYALCDVIGKFEGPEKRWQTEGLRVLGDHEKPLLIQDLWKPREGFVRRLELRKRAEVEELAARDVDTTTAGINAQARKLQRHRARGARRPPAGAERRGPPPALRRSLSETSLGHPARRAGAGAGAGERLQRHCSTLPGSPAAARSGGSMRYSLYQSPHLLLLQGYSQQHDSLVYLLNREQHTVGQRTQASKPSISLSAPDILPLHCTIRKLRPSRHHSEEKLVLEPIAGAGISINFTEVARTVVLRHGDLLSLGLYYLLLYKDPMKAQPLPAQTLLRLRTLHSAVPQGPPVCGACGSLLRERDPATKKQGPSPVDGPRAPRRKLLLEFEPAAEDMLLRRIMTLIEPGGDDHKLTPAFLLCLCIQHSATSFEPGDFGQLLLKVAKMIQRTVWERTRELAEKQSQHQDPAALSRFTITDLLPDLQHILFWMANAIEVLYFIQQKSPTYIQSMEEELDVRGSKESLFSSTITASEEAMTVLEEVIMYTFQQCVYYISKCLYVSLPALLECNPFQNECWESWRASPPLPEELRRVVLIYQAALDLLRQYEVHPEITSQMFAYLFFFSNTLLFNQLLDKGSSLGCFHWSQGVKLRASVRLLLDWLRGAGFEQLANQFFAKLASVANLVAMPGSQLVQMTWPSLRAEFPALSPVQLHRVLSQCQAVMDVGCIAAWQPGEEESLATFQPDEMLESFDNHPPIILPSGGFKVDLEVETLDDNIYRHLLYIRHFLWSLQSKSPQAGEGPGSAPPKKEACTTPDVLEVSTATQEDYCSLGGCVEPEVEGGSPLCLATNGCPCEHPAGEPQLQEKLKQLQLGKGLAPKAGPAPTDPSCLLTPPTTPLNFDSGSPESPQGTSKGLQDPRRNGMNGTKGSTPEGCSPTPYDYPTPESSSRSSATDDFCYVFVVELERGPIGLGMGLIDGLHTPLCSPGIYIRTLIEDSPAAADGRLSIGDRILAVNGTSLIGADYQSAVDLIRSGGKKLRFLVAKSDMEIAKKIISSSSSS; translated from the exons ctgcGCCTCATGACGACCTCACACGCAATGTTTTATGGGTCATCCTCTTCCACCATGGCTCCGCCATCCAAGAACCGGCTGAAGCGTCAGAGCCGGATTTTCTCCCAAGTCTTGTACCGGACGCTGAGCTACAAGGACCGGAGCTCAACCTCCGCTTCCCCAGCAGCCGGTGAAGATGACCCGGCCGAGCTCTCCACGCAGCTCTCTGCCCCTGGCGTCCTGAAGATCTTCGGGGGCAACATCTGCGCGGGCACCAACTATAAGAGCGTGCTGGCCACGGGCAGCTCGAGCGCACGGGAGCTGGTGAAGGAAGCCCTGGAACGCTACGGGCTGAGCCAGCTCAGTGCCGGGCAGTACGCCCTGTGCGATGTCATCGGGAAGTTTGAGGGCCCCGAGAAACGGTGGCAGACGGAGGGGCTGAGGGTCCTGGGTGACCATGAGAAGCCGCTGCTTATCCAGGACCTCTGGAAGCCCAGGGAGGGCTTTGTGCGGCGGCTGGAGCTGCGCAAGAGGGCAGAGGTGGAGGAGCTGGCAGCCAGGGACGTGGACACCACCACCGCAG GCATCAACGCCCAAGCGCGGAAGCTGCAGCGGCACCGGGCGCGGGGGGCCCGGCGGCCGCCGGCGGGGGCTGAGCGGcgcggcccccccccggccctgcggCGCAGCCTCAGCGAGACCAGCCTGGGCCACCCGgcgcggcgggccggggccggggccggggccggcgaGCGGCTCCAGCGGCACTGCTCCACCCTGCCCGGCagcccggcggcggcgcggagcggcggcAGCATGCGGTACTCCCTCTACCAGTCCCCgcacctcctgctcctgcagggctacagccagCAGCAT GACAGCTTGGTTTACCTGCTGAACCGTGAGCAGCACACGGTGGGCCAGAGGACGCAGGCGAGCAAGCCCAGCATCAGCCTGTCGGCCCCCGACATCTTGCCCCTGCACTGCACCATCAGGAAGCTCCGACCTTCCCGGCATCACTCAGAGGAGAAGCTGGTGCTGGAGCCCATCGCTGGTGCCGGCATCTCCATCAACTTCACCGAGGTGGCCCGGACGGTCGTGCTGCGGCACGGGGACCTCCTCTCCCTCGGTCTCTACTACCTGCTCCTCTACAAGGATCCCATGAAGGCGCAGCCGCTGCCGGCGCAGACCCTGCTGAGGCTGCGAACCCTGCACTCCGCCGTCCCCCAGGGTCCCCCCGTCTGCGGGGCGTGCGGCAGCCTGCTCCGGGAGAGGGACCCTGCCACCAAAAAGCAGGGCCCGTCGCCTGTCGATGGCCCCAGGGCACCCcgcagaaagctgctgctggagttTGAGCCGGCGGCCGAGGACATGCTCCTGCGGCGCATTATGACCCTCATCGAGCCTGGGGGGGACGACCACAAGCTGACCCCTGCcttcctgctctgcctctgcatcCAGCACTCGGCCACCAGTTTTGAGCCGGGTGACTTCGGGCAGCTGCTGCTTAAAGTGGCTAAAATGATCCAGAGGACAGTGTGG gaGCGGACGCGGGAGCTGGCTGAGAAGCAGTCCCAGCA CCAGGACCCTGCCGCCCTGTCCCGCTTCACCATCACGGACCTTCTCCCGGACCTGCAGCACATCCTCTTCTGGATGGCCAACGCCATCGAGGTTCTCTACTTCATCCAGCAGAAATCGCCCACCTACATCCAGAGcatggaggaggagctggacgTCAGAG GCTCCAAGGAGTCTCTGTTCTCCTCCACCATCACAGCCAGCGAGGAGGCGATGACGGTGCTGGAGGAGGTGATCATGTACACCTTCCAGCAGTGTGTCTACTACATCTCCAAG TGTCTGTACGTGtcgctccctgccctgctggagTGCAACCCCTTCCAGAACGAGTGCTGGGAGAGCTGGCGGGCATCCCCACCGCTGCCCGAGGAGCTCCGCAGGGTCGTGCTCATCTACCAGGCAGCGCTGGACCTGCTCCGACAGTACGAAGTGCACCCCGAGATCACCTCCCAGATGTTTGCCtacctcttcttcttctccaaCACCCTGCTCTTCAACCAGCTGCTGGACAAGG GCTCCTCTCTCGGCTGCTTCCACTGGTCGCAGGGGGTGAAGCTGCGGGCCAGCGTGCGGCTGCTCCTGGACTGGCTGCGCGGCGCCGGCTTCGAGCAGCTCGCCAACCAGTTCTTCGCCAAACTCGCCAGTGTGGCCAACCTGGTGGCCATGCCTGGCTCCCAGCTGGTCCAg ATGACCTGGCCGTCCCTGCGAGCTGAGTTCCCAGCGCTGAGCCCCGTGCAGCTCCACCGGGTGCTGAGCCAGTGCCAGGCGGTGATGGACGTGGGCTGCATCGCAGCGTGGCAGCCCGGTGAGGAGGAGAGCCTGGCCACCTTCCAGCCCG ATGAGATGCTGGAGTCCTTCGACAACCACCCACCCATCATCCTGCCCAGCGGGGGCTTCAAAGTGGACCTGGAGGTGGAGACGTTGGACGACAACATCTACCGGCACCTCCTCTACATCCGCCACTTCCTCTGGAgcctgcagagcaagagcccCCAGGCCGGCGAGGGACCGGGCTCAGCACCCCCAAAG aAAGAAGCATGCACGACACCAGATGTCCTGGAGGTGAGCACCGCCACCCAGGAGGACTACTGCTCCCTGGGGGGCTGCGTCGAGCCGGAGGTAGAGGGGGGCTCCCCGCTCTGCCTGGCCACCAACGGCTGTCCCTGTGAGCACCCCGCTGGCGAGCCGCAGCTTCAGGAGAAGCtcaagcagctgcagctgggcaaGGGTCTGGCCCCCAAGGCTGGCCCAGCACCCACAgacccctcctgcctgctgacGCCACCCACCACCCCCCTGAACTTTGACTCTGGGAGCCCGGAGTCCCCACAAGGCACCAgcaaggggctgcaggaccctcgGAGGAACGGAATGAATGGCACCAAAGGCAGCACCCCCGAAG GATGCTCACCGACCCCCTACGACTACCCCACACCAGAGTCTTCCAGCCGCAGTTCTGCCACCGATGACTTTTGCTACGTCTTTGTGGTGGAGCTGGAGAGAGGCCCCATtgggctggggatggggctgatCGATGGCTTG CAcactcctctctgctccccGGGGATCTACATCCGCACCCTGATCGAGGACAGCCCTGCGGCTGCCGACGGCAGGCTGTCCATCGGGGACCGCATCCTGGCTGTCAATGGCACCAGTCTCATCGGGGCAGACTACCAAAG tgcgGTGGACCTCATCCGCTCCGGAGGGAAGAAGCTGCGGTTTCTGGTTGCCAAGTCAGACATGGAAATAGccaaaaaaatcatttccagctcctcttcctcctag
- the RADIL gene encoding ras-associating and dilute domain-containing protein isoform X3 yields the protein MRSRCLSRTSGSPGRALCGGWSCARGQRWRSWQPGTWTPPPQASTPKRGSCSGTGRGGPGGRRRGLSGAAPPRPCGAASARPAWATRRGGPGPGPGPASGSSGTAPPCPAARRRRGAAAACGTPSTSPRTSCSCRATASSILVYLLNREQHTVGQRTQASKPSISLSAPDILPLHCTIRKLRPSRHHSEEKLVLEPIAGAGISINFTEVARTVVLRHGDLLSLGLYYLLLYKDPMKAQPLPAQTLLRLRTLHSAVPQGPPVCGACGSLLRERDPATKKQGPSPVDGPRAPRRKLLLEFEPAAEDMLLRRIMTLIEPGGDDHKLTPAFLLCLCIQHSATSFEPGDFGQLLLKVAKMIQRTVWERTRELAEKQSQHQDPAALSRFTITDLLPDLQHILFWMANAIEVLYFIQQKSPTYIQSMEEELDVRGSKESLFSSTITASEEAMTVLEEVIMYTFQQCVYYISKCLYVSLPALLECNPFQNECWESWRASPPLPEELRRVVLIYQAALDLLRQYEVHPEITSQMFAYLFFFSNTLLFNQLLDKGSSLGCFHWSQGVKLRASVRLLLDWLRGAGFEQLANQFFAKLASVANLVAMPGSQLVQMTWPSLRAEFPALSPVQLHRVLSQCQAVMDVGCIAAWQPGEEESLATFQPDEMLESFDNHPPIILPSGGFKVDLEVETLDDNIYRHLLYIRHFLWSLQSKSPQAGEGPGSAPPKKEACTTPDVLEVSTATQEDYCSLGGCVEPEVEGGSPLCLATNGCPCEHPAGEPQLQEKLKQLQLGKGLAPKAGPAPTDPSCLLTPPTTPLNFDSGSPESPQGTSKGLQDPRRNGMNGTKGSTPEGCSPTPYDYPTPESSSRSSATDDFCYVFVVELERGPIGLGMGLIDGLHTPLCSPGIYIRTLIEDSPAAADGRLSIGDRILAVNGTSLIGADYQSAVDLIRSGGKKLRFLVAKSDMEIAKKIISSSSSS from the exons ATGAGAAGCCGCTGCTTATCCAGGACCTCTGGAAGCCCAGGGAGGGCTTTGTGCGGCGGCTGGAGCTGCGCAAGAGGGCAGAGGTGGAGGAGCTGGCAGCCAGGGACGTGGACACCACCACCGCAG GCATCAACGCCCAAGCGCGGAAGCTGCAGCGGCACCGGGCGCGGGGGGCCCGGCGGCCGCCGGCGGGGGCTGAGCGGcgcggcccccccccggccctgcggCGCAGCCTCAGCGAGACCAGCCTGGGCCACCCGgcgcggcgggccggggccggggccggggccggcgaGCGGCTCCAGCGGCACTGCTCCACCCTGCCCGGCagcccggcggcggcgcggagcggcggcAGCATGCGGTACTCCCTCTACCAGTCCCCgcacctcctgctcctgcagggctacagccagCAGCAT CTTGGTTTACCTGCTGAACCGTGAGCAGCACACGGTGGGCCAGAGGACGCAGGCGAGCAAGCCCAGCATCAGCCTGTCGGCCCCCGACATCTTGCCCCTGCACTGCACCATCAGGAAGCTCCGACCTTCCCGGCATCACTCAGAGGAGAAGCTGGTGCTGGAGCCCATCGCTGGTGCCGGCATCTCCATCAACTTCACCGAGGTGGCCCGGACGGTCGTGCTGCGGCACGGGGACCTCCTCTCCCTCGGTCTCTACTACCTGCTCCTCTACAAGGATCCCATGAAGGCGCAGCCGCTGCCGGCGCAGACCCTGCTGAGGCTGCGAACCCTGCACTCCGCCGTCCCCCAGGGTCCCCCCGTCTGCGGGGCGTGCGGCAGCCTGCTCCGGGAGAGGGACCCTGCCACCAAAAAGCAGGGCCCGTCGCCTGTCGATGGCCCCAGGGCACCCcgcagaaagctgctgctggagttTGAGCCGGCGGCCGAGGACATGCTCCTGCGGCGCATTATGACCCTCATCGAGCCTGGGGGGGACGACCACAAGCTGACCCCTGCcttcctgctctgcctctgcatcCAGCACTCGGCCACCAGTTTTGAGCCGGGTGACTTCGGGCAGCTGCTGCTTAAAGTGGCTAAAATGATCCAGAGGACAGTGTGG gaGCGGACGCGGGAGCTGGCTGAGAAGCAGTCCCAGCA CCAGGACCCTGCCGCCCTGTCCCGCTTCACCATCACGGACCTTCTCCCGGACCTGCAGCACATCCTCTTCTGGATGGCCAACGCCATCGAGGTTCTCTACTTCATCCAGCAGAAATCGCCCACCTACATCCAGAGcatggaggaggagctggacgTCAGAG GCTCCAAGGAGTCTCTGTTCTCCTCCACCATCACAGCCAGCGAGGAGGCGATGACGGTGCTGGAGGAGGTGATCATGTACACCTTCCAGCAGTGTGTCTACTACATCTCCAAG TGTCTGTACGTGtcgctccctgccctgctggagTGCAACCCCTTCCAGAACGAGTGCTGGGAGAGCTGGCGGGCATCCCCACCGCTGCCCGAGGAGCTCCGCAGGGTCGTGCTCATCTACCAGGCAGCGCTGGACCTGCTCCGACAGTACGAAGTGCACCCCGAGATCACCTCCCAGATGTTTGCCtacctcttcttcttctccaaCACCCTGCTCTTCAACCAGCTGCTGGACAAGG GCTCCTCTCTCGGCTGCTTCCACTGGTCGCAGGGGGTGAAGCTGCGGGCCAGCGTGCGGCTGCTCCTGGACTGGCTGCGCGGCGCCGGCTTCGAGCAGCTCGCCAACCAGTTCTTCGCCAAACTCGCCAGTGTGGCCAACCTGGTGGCCATGCCTGGCTCCCAGCTGGTCCAg ATGACCTGGCCGTCCCTGCGAGCTGAGTTCCCAGCGCTGAGCCCCGTGCAGCTCCACCGGGTGCTGAGCCAGTGCCAGGCGGTGATGGACGTGGGCTGCATCGCAGCGTGGCAGCCCGGTGAGGAGGAGAGCCTGGCCACCTTCCAGCCCG ATGAGATGCTGGAGTCCTTCGACAACCACCCACCCATCATCCTGCCCAGCGGGGGCTTCAAAGTGGACCTGGAGGTGGAGACGTTGGACGACAACATCTACCGGCACCTCCTCTACATCCGCCACTTCCTCTGGAgcctgcagagcaagagcccCCAGGCCGGCGAGGGACCGGGCTCAGCACCCCCAAAG aAAGAAGCATGCACGACACCAGATGTCCTGGAGGTGAGCACCGCCACCCAGGAGGACTACTGCTCCCTGGGGGGCTGCGTCGAGCCGGAGGTAGAGGGGGGCTCCCCGCTCTGCCTGGCCACCAACGGCTGTCCCTGTGAGCACCCCGCTGGCGAGCCGCAGCTTCAGGAGAAGCtcaagcagctgcagctgggcaaGGGTCTGGCCCCCAAGGCTGGCCCAGCACCCACAgacccctcctgcctgctgacGCCACCCACCACCCCCCTGAACTTTGACTCTGGGAGCCCGGAGTCCCCACAAGGCACCAgcaaggggctgcaggaccctcgGAGGAACGGAATGAATGGCACCAAAGGCAGCACCCCCGAAG GATGCTCACCGACCCCCTACGACTACCCCACACCAGAGTCTTCCAGCCGCAGTTCTGCCACCGATGACTTTTGCTACGTCTTTGTGGTGGAGCTGGAGAGAGGCCCCATtgggctggggatggggctgatCGATGGCTTG CAcactcctctctgctccccGGGGATCTACATCCGCACCCTGATCGAGGACAGCCCTGCGGCTGCCGACGGCAGGCTGTCCATCGGGGACCGCATCCTGGCTGTCAATGGCACCAGTCTCATCGGGGCAGACTACCAAAG tgcgGTGGACCTCATCCGCTCCGGAGGGAAGAAGCTGCGGTTTCTGGTTGCCAAGTCAGACATGGAAATAGccaaaaaaatcatttccagctcctcttcctcctag